Proteins encoded together in one Mycobacterium sp. MS1601 window:
- a CDS encoding DUF2567 domain-containing protein, protein MTAEITAPRIGRGRAALIVVAGMTAVGAALGGLWAWLAPPVHGVIALTQAGERVQTYLGEEADHFFVAAFLMLGMLWVVSVVAPVLVWQWRSHRGPLMVAALSVGAVLSATAACVVGALLVASRYPAISIDAAPVSTDARVYYYTEAPSVFFGPSPLHMAASLCLPAATAALVYALFAVATTRDDLGGYPPVEPVYLPNPMPQTSAVEAGER, encoded by the coding sequence GTGACGGCCGAGATCACCGCGCCCCGGATCGGCCGCGGCCGCGCTGCCCTCATCGTGGTGGCGGGCATGACGGCGGTGGGTGCCGCACTGGGCGGCCTGTGGGCCTGGCTGGCGCCTCCGGTGCACGGCGTCATCGCCCTCACCCAGGCCGGTGAGCGGGTGCAGACCTACCTCGGTGAGGAAGCCGACCACTTCTTCGTCGCCGCGTTCCTGATGCTGGGGATGCTGTGGGTGGTGTCGGTGGTGGCACCCGTACTGGTCTGGCAGTGGCGCTCTCATCGTGGACCATTGATGGTGGCTGCCCTGTCGGTCGGTGCGGTGCTGTCGGCCACCGCGGCCTGCGTCGTCGGTGCGCTGCTGGTGGCATCGCGCTATCCCGCTATATCGATCGACGCCGCGCCGGTCAGCACCGATGCGCGGGTCTACTACTACACCGAGGCACCGTCGGTGTTCTTCGGGCCGTCGCCGCTGCACATGGCGGCGTCGCTGTGCCTGCCGGCCGCCACGGCAGCGCTGGTGTATGCCCTGTTCGCGGTGGCCACGACACGTGACGACCTCGGTGGCTATCCGCCTGTCGAGCCGGTTTACCTGCCGAATCCGATGCCGCAGACCTCAGCGGTCGAAGCGGGAGAGCGGTAG
- a CDS encoding lipase family protein: protein MDLGNAAKATAAEWIGRTPHQGLQRGSKPLPPHDDPFCLPPEGFEHAEPGTVLRSRDVELAFLGLIPQRFTAVQLLYRTTDLHGDPEAGVTTLLVPTERSEQTPCPVVSYQCAIDAVSDRCFPSYALRRGAKAIGSLAQLEFLLIAAALAEGWAVSVPDHEGLHGLWGAPAEPGYHILDGLRAATSMDGLGLAEDAPLGLWGYSGGGLATAWAAEVAADYAPELNIVGAVLGSPVGDLGHTFERLNGSFYSGLPAMVVAALTHIYPDLDRVIQEHATDEGKAMLRNLEKQTTMSAVLRSIRKDMGNMVDLPLEEILGSPEVQQVFADIKLGTAAPRLPVLIVQAVHDRIVSVADIDELADIYTAGGCEVTYHRDMFSEHMLLHPMSAPMTLRWLRDRFAGRPLGEHLTRTKWPTLLNPSTYRGMLRLGVISAKVITGRHLERLPLSRFDR, encoded by the coding sequence ATGGATCTGGGCAACGCAGCCAAGGCGACCGCCGCGGAATGGATCGGCAGGACGCCTCACCAGGGGCTACAGCGCGGTTCCAAGCCTCTGCCGCCCCACGACGATCCCTTCTGCCTGCCACCTGAGGGTTTCGAGCATGCCGAACCCGGCACCGTGCTGCGCTCCCGCGACGTCGAATTGGCCTTCCTGGGACTGATCCCACAGCGCTTCACCGCCGTCCAGCTGCTCTACCGCACCACCGACCTGCACGGTGATCCGGAAGCGGGAGTCACCACGTTGCTGGTGCCCACCGAACGCTCCGAGCAGACACCGTGCCCGGTGGTGTCCTACCAGTGCGCCATCGACGCCGTGTCCGACCGTTGCTTCCCGTCCTACGCACTGCGGCGCGGCGCCAAGGCCATCGGTTCACTGGCGCAGCTGGAGTTCCTGCTGATCGCCGCCGCACTCGCCGAGGGGTGGGCGGTGTCGGTACCCGACCACGAAGGCCTGCACGGGCTGTGGGGCGCCCCGGCGGAACCGGGCTACCACATCCTCGACGGCCTGCGTGCCGCCACCAGCATGGACGGGCTGGGCCTGGCGGAGGACGCACCGCTGGGGCTGTGGGGATACTCCGGCGGTGGTCTGGCCACCGCGTGGGCCGCCGAGGTGGCCGCGGACTACGCGCCGGAACTCAACATCGTCGGCGCCGTTCTGGGCTCACCGGTGGGCGACCTGGGGCACACGTTCGAACGCCTCAACGGCAGCTTCTACTCGGGCCTACCCGCCATGGTGGTGGCGGCGCTGACACACATCTACCCCGACCTGGACCGGGTGATCCAGGAGCACGCCACCGACGAGGGCAAGGCGATGCTGCGCAACCTGGAGAAGCAGACCACCATGAGCGCAGTACTGCGCTCCATCCGCAAGGACATGGGGAACATGGTCGATCTTCCACTCGAGGAGATCCTGGGCAGCCCCGAGGTGCAACAGGTGTTCGCCGACATCAAGCTGGGCACCGCAGCGCCCCGGCTGCCCGTGCTGATCGTCCAGGCCGTCCACGACCGCATCGTTTCGGTGGCCGACATCGACGAACTGGCCGACATCTACACGGCCGGCGGCTGCGAGGTCACCTACCACCGCGACATGTTCAGCGAGCACATGCTGCTGCACCCGATGTCGGCGCCGATGACGCTGCGCTGGCTGCGCGACCGCTTCGCGGGCCGACCCCTGGGCGAACATCTGACCCGCACCAAATGGCCGACCCTGCTGAACCCGTCGACCTATCGGGGCATGCTGCGCCTCGGCGTGATCAGCGCCAAGGTGATCACCGGCCGCCACCTCGAGCGGCTACCGCTCTCCCGCTTCGACCGCTGA
- the bioB gene encoding biotin synthase BioB, producing the protein MTQAAVDVLGVAREQVLRNGEGLTQDQVLQVLQLPDDQLEDLLALAHEVRMKWCGPEVEVEGIISLKTGGCPEDCHFCSQSGLFASPVRSAWLDIPSLVEAAKQTAKSGATEFCIVAAVRGPDERLLAQVAAGIEAIRNEVDIQIACSLGMLTQEQVNRLKDMGVHRYNHNLETAQSFFPNVVTTHSWEERWGTLEMVREAGMEVCCGGILGMGETLEQRAEFAANLAELNPHEVPLNFLNPRPGTPFGDLEVLPANEALKAVAAFRLALPRTMLRFAGGREITLGDLGAKQGILGGINAVIVGNYLTTLGRPAEADLELLVDLQMPIKALNASL; encoded by the coding sequence GGTGAAGGACTCACCCAGGACCAGGTGTTGCAGGTCCTTCAGCTGCCTGACGACCAGCTCGAGGACCTGCTGGCCTTGGCCCACGAGGTCCGGATGAAGTGGTGCGGACCCGAGGTCGAGGTCGAGGGCATCATCAGCCTCAAGACCGGCGGCTGCCCGGAAGACTGCCATTTCTGTTCGCAGTCAGGGCTTTTCGCCTCTCCGGTGCGCAGCGCCTGGCTGGACATCCCCAGCCTGGTGGAAGCGGCCAAGCAGACCGCCAAGTCCGGTGCCACCGAGTTCTGCATCGTGGCGGCGGTGCGCGGTCCCGACGAGCGTCTGCTGGCTCAGGTGGCCGCCGGTATCGAAGCCATCCGCAACGAGGTCGACATCCAGATCGCCTGCTCGCTGGGCATGTTGACCCAGGAGCAGGTGAACCGCCTCAAGGACATGGGTGTGCACCGCTACAACCACAACCTCGAGACCGCGCAGTCGTTCTTCCCGAACGTGGTCACCACCCACTCCTGGGAAGAACGCTGGGGCACCCTGGAGATGGTCCGGGAGGCCGGCATGGAGGTGTGCTGCGGCGGCATCCTCGGTATGGGCGAGACGCTGGAGCAGCGCGCCGAGTTCGCCGCCAACCTCGCCGAACTGAACCCTCACGAGGTCCCGCTGAACTTCCTCAACCCCCGGCCTGGCACACCGTTCGGCGACCTGGAGGTGCTGCCCGCCAACGAGGCGCTCAAGGCCGTCGCCGCGTTCCGGCTGGCGTTGCCGCGCACCATGCTGCGGTTCGCCGGCGGTCGCGAGATCACCCTCGGTGATCTCGGCGCCAAGCAAGGCATCCTCGGCGGTATCAACGCCGTGATCGTCGGAAACTACCTGACCACGCTGGGTCGTCCCGCGGAAGCGGACCTCGAACTGCTCGTTGATCTGCAGATGCCGATCAAGGCGCTCAACGCCAGCCTGTAA
- the bsaP gene encoding biotin synthase auxiliary protein BsaP, translated as MVHELITAGDYNVYTGLASAETAGAAVPTAAQLGLEPPRFCAACGRRMIVQVRPDGWWAKCSRHGQVDSKDLDTRR; from the coding sequence ATGGTTCACGAGTTGATCACCGCAGGCGACTACAACGTCTACACCGGTCTCGCCAGCGCCGAGACCGCGGGCGCCGCCGTGCCCACCGCGGCTCAGTTGGGCCTGGAACCGCCGAGGTTCTGTGCCGCGTGCGGACGCCGGATGATCGTCCAGGTGCGTCCCGACGGGTGGTGGGCCAAGTGCTCGCGGCACGGCCAGGTGGACTCCAAGGATCTGGACACCCGCCGGTGA